One segment of Haliotis asinina isolate JCU_RB_2024 chromosome 12, JCU_Hal_asi_v2, whole genome shotgun sequence DNA contains the following:
- the LOC137258287 gene encoding schlafen-like protein 2, whose amino-acid sequence MRDMSQKVKKKHYYRRKDVVTIEEDATHEFKGHRNLAVEELPPWTKETKTTRASRKAVSRSLNAFLNTGKGGTVYLGVIDNGTVLGLKLTLYQKDHVVASVQDLFSRYHPPVQSHRYKVKFVPVFGEGSTEEEVLRLISKSDSDYSDTSQRHRTHEFRTYHYCWCDKDAFAQVNMGVLSPDYVIEITIKPWDPDDPHNTDGVGTVVNQHPTHEDEEGNVYMRRQASVVKYSLNDIAQLTRQQVKEECEAEIRRLKTEIASLSCQSDAEDQNMNHKS is encoded by the exons ATGAGAGACATGTCTCAAAAAGTGAAGAAAAAGCACTATTACAGGCGAAAAGATGTCGTTACCATTGAAGAAGATGCCACACATGAATTCAAAGGTCACCGCAACTTGGCAGttgaagagttacctccctggacaaaggaaacaaaaacaacaagagcatcTAGAAAGGCTGTGTCAAG ATCTCTGAATGCATTCCTCAATACTGGCAAAGGTGGCACTGTCTATCTTGGAGTGATTGATAATGGCACTGTTCTTGGACTGAAGCTCACACTCTATCAG aaagaCCATGTAGTGGCTAGTGTCCAGGACCTGTTCTCTCGCTACCATCCTCCTGTACAATCACACAGGTACAAGGTGAAGTTTGTCCCCGTGTTTGGAGAGGGCAGCACTGAGGAAGAGGTTCTTAGGCTTATTTCCAAGTCAGACAG TGACTATTCCGACACCTCCCAGAGACACAGAACCCATGAGTTCCGTACCTACCATTACTGCTGGTGTGATAAAGACGCTTTTGCCCAGGTCAACATG GGGGTGCTGTCTCCAGACTATGTGATAGAGATCACCATCAAGCCATGGGACCCTGATGACCCCCACAACACTGACGGGGTGGGGACTGTGGTAAACCAACACCCCACACACGAAGATGAGGAGGGCAATGTTTATATGAGGAGGCAAGCCAGCGTTGTCAAG TATTCACTGAACGATATTGCCCAGTTAACTCGACAACAGGTGAAGGAAGAATGTGAAGCAGAGATCAGAAG GTTAAAGACAGAAATAGCAAGTTTGTCCTGCCAATCTGATGCTGAAGATCAGAACATGAACCACAAGTCTTGA
- the LOC137258115 gene encoding cytosolic iron-sulfur assembly component 2B-like, whose translation MAGDLDNANPVIYQKAKDRDILPENEDEDVVDEIDAREVFDLIRIINDPEHPLSLEELKVVEESRVQVSDQDNFVKIEFTPTIPHCSMATLIGLSIRVKLIRSLPPRFKVDVTITPGTHASEEAVNKQLADKERVAAALENTHLLEVVNQCLSTRR comes from the exons ATGGCGGGGGACCTCGATAACGCGAACCCAGTCATTTATCAAAAAGCCAAGGACAGGGATATTTTGCCCGAAAATGAAGACGAAGACGTAGTTGATGAAATAGACGCAAGAGAAGTGTTTG ATCTTATCCGCATTATTAATGATCCAGAACATCCTCTGTCCCTTGAAGAGCTGAAGGTCGTGGAAGAGTCAAGAGTTCAG GTGAGTGACCAAGACAACTTTGTGAAGATTGAGTTCACCCCCACTATCCCCCACTGTAGCATGGCTACACTCATCGGACTGTCCATTCGGGTCAAGCTCATCAGGTCACTGCCACCAAGGTTCAAG GTTGATGTGACTATTACACCAGGAACCCATGCTTCAGAGGAAGCAG taaacaagCAACTGGCAGACAAGGAGAGAGTTGCTGCAGCCTTGGAAAACACACACTTGTTGGAGGTGGTCAACCAGTGTCTTTCTACACGGAGATAG